One Pseudonocardia abyssalis DNA segment encodes these proteins:
- a CDS encoding apiosidase-like domain-containing protein yields MKNRTLAAVLVAALAGPLTAAAAPGLPPLEVGPDGRSFTAGGAPFLWLGDTAWGLLSSTDPVEVERYLDVRAAQGFTVVQTAIPDGGEWSRVDTAVAEAAERGLRMAITPAEPEPGLGEFLGRRYDDRVVWVLGDGSGDDAEEWSAVADGIAAAAGADPLMTFVPGPGTSSSDAVGAASWLSFAQYSGGLCSPAGHGAVDDLVARLRSRPPVRPVLDAQPTYEDAPDCAGPGRADALDVRRSAYADVFAGAAGHTYGHHAAWAEDPAARAAALVDEGATQMAHLRALTDSRGARTPAPDLLTEGVAGVLRGPDHLLAHAPAGRGFALDTTGLSGDALHAWWFDPRTGEPVDAGSVQRSGSTSFFPPVTGPEDADLDWVLVIDDVAAGLAPPGDQ; encoded by the coding sequence GTGAAGAACCGGACCCTGGCCGCGGTGCTCGTCGCCGCACTCGCCGGACCTCTCACCGCGGCCGCAGCGCCCGGGCTGCCGCCGCTGGAGGTCGGCCCGGACGGCCGCTCGTTCACCGCGGGCGGTGCGCCGTTCCTCTGGCTGGGCGACACGGCGTGGGGGCTGCTGTCCTCGACCGACCCGGTGGAGGTCGAGCGCTACCTCGATGTCCGCGCGGCGCAGGGCTTCACGGTGGTGCAGACCGCGATCCCCGACGGGGGCGAGTGGTCCCGCGTCGACACCGCGGTGGCGGAGGCGGCCGAGCGCGGCCTCCGCATGGCGATCACCCCGGCGGAGCCGGAGCCGGGGCTGGGCGAGTTCCTCGGTCGGCGCTACGACGACCGGGTCGTGTGGGTGCTCGGCGACGGCAGCGGCGACGACGCCGAGGAGTGGTCGGCGGTCGCCGACGGTATCGCGGCAGCCGCGGGTGCCGACCCGCTCATGACCTTCGTGCCGGGCCCGGGCACGTCGTCGTCCGACGCCGTCGGTGCGGCGTCGTGGCTGTCGTTCGCGCAGTACAGCGGCGGGCTGTGCTCTCCCGCAGGACACGGGGCAGTCGACGACCTCGTCGCCCGGCTGCGCAGCCGCCCGCCCGTCCGCCCCGTCCTCGACGCCCAGCCGACCTACGAGGACGCCCCGGACTGCGCGGGCCCCGGCCGCGCCGACGCGCTCGACGTGCGTCGCAGCGCCTACGCCGACGTCTTCGCCGGAGCCGCGGGCCACACCTACGGCCACCACGCGGCCTGGGCCGAGGACCCCGCGGCCCGCGCCGCCGCGCTCGTCGACGAGGGCGCGACGCAGATGGCGCACCTGCGCGCCCTGACCGACTCCCGCGGCGCCCGCACCCCGGCCCCCGATCTGCTCACCGAGGGGGTCGCGGGCGTCCTGCGCGGCCCGGACCACCTGCTGGCCCACGCCCCGGCGGGCCGGGGTTTCGCCCTGGACACCACCGGCCTGTCCGGCGACGCGCTGCACGCGTGGTGGTTCGACCCGCGCACCGGCGAGCCCGTCGACGCCGGGTCGGTGCAGCGCTCGGGGTCGACGTCGTTCTTCCCGCCCGTCACAGGGCCGGAGGACGCCGACCTGGACTGGGTCCTGGTGATCGACGACGTCGCGGCCGGACTCGCCCCGCCCGGTGATCAGTAG